The Nostoc sp. 'Lobaria pulmonaria (5183) cyanobiont' genome window below encodes:
- a CDS encoding alpha/beta fold hydrolase: MSITEHKINVDSLEWFYRESLPIGRSDLAPVLLLHGLVSQSYSWRHIIPALAKQGTRAIAPDWIGYGFSAKPEKRDFAYTPDAFITALEGFIKALELEHFSLVVQGFLGSVGLQYALRHPEQIANLAILNTPISTAAKLPWKIKQMGLPLAGEVMTQDPLLVDRTLEGGSRYRIGDKDLDVYRKPFLTASTSGRSLLASIRNLQLDSAMTEIQTGFKEWQQPILIQWGMIDPWLPVDIAENFAKSVPNTELIKLNNVGHYPQEHYHEAILQDLLPFVRRKDVH, encoded by the coding sequence GTGTCAATAACAGAACATAAAATCAATGTAGATTCACTGGAATGGTTTTATCGGGAATCTTTACCAATCGGCAGAAGTGACTTAGCGCCTGTGTTGTTGCTACACGGCTTAGTTTCACAAAGTTACAGTTGGCGTCATATTATACCTGCCTTGGCGAAGCAGGGGACAAGAGCGATCGCTCCCGATTGGATTGGTTACGGCTTTTCTGCCAAACCAGAAAAACGAGATTTTGCTTACACTCCCGATGCTTTTATCACAGCTTTAGAAGGATTTATTAAAGCCCTAGAACTTGAACATTTTTCTTTAGTTGTCCAAGGTTTTTTAGGTTCTGTAGGACTACAATATGCTTTGCGTCATCCAGAACAAATTGCTAATTTAGCTATTTTAAATACACCAATTTCAACTGCTGCCAAATTACCCTGGAAAATTAAACAAATGGGTTTACCCTTAGCAGGTGAAGTAATGACCCAAGATCCCTTATTAGTCGATCGGACACTAGAAGGTGGAAGCCGTTATCGCATAGGAGATAAGGATTTAGATGTTTATCGAAAACCATTTTTGACCGCTTCTACATCTGGTCGAAGTCTCTTAGCAAGTATTCGCAATCTACAGCTTGATTCAGCCATGACAGAAATACAAACTGGCTTTAAAGAATGGCAACAACCAATTCTGATTCAATGGGGTATGATTGACCCCTGGCTACCTGTAGACATTGCCGAAAACTTTGCCAAATCCGTACCAAATACCGAATTAATAAAACTTAATAACGTCGGACATTATCCTCAAGAACACTACCACGAGGCGATTTTGCAAGACCTTTTACCCTTTGTGCGTCGTAAAGATGTTCATTGA
- the hemJ gene encoding protoporphyrinogen oxidase HemJ produces the protein MAYSWFKAFHIVGFVVWFAGLFYLVRLFIYHVEANLEPEPARTILKNQYQIMEKRLYYIITNPGMFVTIAMAIGLVSTEPDVLKEGWLHIKLLFVAILIGYHHYCARLMKKLAVDECGWNSQQLRALNEAPTVMLVAIVLLAVFKNNLPTDIAAWAIFAMIILMAVTIQLYAKKRRQDKEKLTAQIGQPQEQG, from the coding sequence ATGGCTTATTCATGGTTTAAAGCCTTTCATATTGTCGGATTTGTAGTTTGGTTCGCTGGTTTATTCTACCTAGTACGTCTTTTTATCTATCACGTTGAAGCTAACCTTGAACCGGAACCAGCAAGAACGATACTGAAAAATCAGTATCAAATTATGGAAAAGCGCCTTTACTATATCATCACTAACCCAGGAATGTTCGTGACGATCGCAATGGCTATCGGTTTAGTAAGCACTGAACCGGATGTTTTAAAAGAGGGTTGGTTGCATATCAAACTGCTGTTTGTGGCTATTTTAATTGGCTATCATCATTACTGCGCTCGGCTGATGAAGAAATTAGCAGTAGATGAATGTGGCTGGAATAGTCAGCAATTACGTGCTTTAAATGAAGCACCTACAGTTATGTTAGTAGCGATCGTTTTGCTGGCTGTGTTTAAGAATAATTTACCTACAGATATCGCTGCTTGGGCTATTTTCGCCATGATTATTTTGATGGCAGTCACTATTCAACTTTACGCCAAAAAACGCAGGCAAGATAAAGAGAAGCTGACGGCACAGATCGGGCAACCACAAGAACAAGGTTAG
- a CDS encoding peptidoglycan-binding domain-containing protein, which translates to MKLQDFLGKDEKWSFDAIAEDADLARQIQILLINLGLLEPPADGKFGPVSVISLKKFQELTKTEESGFLGAVTAKKLIETKIDDLPKPPLKLGNDIPSKIVKYMLAKGYQVFTNPKEYNIVYVEGIDADWTLNSDTPNQFNDRRIVIEVVNGIPKIVDHWEATTEPGRYYTYNPMNPKGAARIQFGQYKAWAIGIHGTAEPHEALVQVGDITVCRDFNQDFKRTGDKLDTGDDFCVNQHCGFDFPRNDIRLASAGCLVGRTREGHREFMTIVKQDRRYVANRKYTFYTTVIPGDDLL; encoded by the coding sequence TCAGATATTGTTAATCAACTTAGGTTTGCTAGAACCTCCAGCCGATGGGAAATTTGGCCCTGTTTCTGTCATATCTCTCAAAAAATTTCAAGAATTAACAAAGACTGAAGAGAGTGGCTTTTTAGGAGCAGTCACAGCCAAAAAACTAATTGAAACCAAAATAGATGATCTTCCTAAACCCCCTTTAAAACTAGGCAATGACATCCCTAGTAAGATTGTGAAATATATGCTAGCCAAAGGTTATCAGGTATTTACCAATCCCAAAGAATACAACATTGTTTATGTAGAGGGCATAGATGCAGACTGGACTCTCAACAGTGACACGCCCAATCAATTTAACGATCGCCGGATTGTGATTGAAGTCGTAAATGGTATTCCCAAAATCGTCGATCACTGGGAAGCTACTACAGAACCAGGGAGGTACTACACTTATAATCCGATGAATCCCAAAGGAGCAGCTAGGATTCAGTTTGGACAATACAAAGCTTGGGCCATTGGTATCCACGGCACCGCAGAGCCTCACGAAGCATTAGTACAAGTTGGAGATATCACCGTTTGTAGAGATTTCAACCAAGATTTTAAACGGACTGGCGACAAACTTGATACAGGTGATGATTTTTGTGTGAATCAACACTGCGGCTTTGATTTCCCCAGGAATGATATTCGCCTTGCTAGTGCGGGTTGTTTAGTAGGACGTACTCGTGAGGGACATAGAGAGTTTATGACGATTGTTAAACAAGACCGCCGTTATGTCGCTAATCGCAAATATACTTTTTACACTACCGTAATTCCTGGGGATGATTTACTGTAA